TCCGCAATGTGTCAGCATCAAATGTTTCTGCAAATTTTCCCCAAAGCGTCATGGTTGCTTGCTTCCTGGGAAAACCATATAATCATTTGGGTTTATTATCATTAGATGAGATAGACAGGATAGCCGTTACATGAGTGGAGTTGCTGGGTGCTCCTGTAGTGTTTGAtgctcctgtagcatgtagttgcTGGGTGTGAGAGGGGGTTGTATCTCCCCTAGTTAAGTCTCTTTTTCTTCTAGATTAGCACCCCTGATGTAGGCAGTTGTGTGCCTTGGGGGTGTATGGCTGGTTTTGCTCCTACTCTGTTTTCTTAATTGAAAATGGGggcttttttttgaaaaggaggatgacccccggcctctgcatctggaagatgcatgcaaccactttattaattattcacaaagacattACAAAGTAATGCATCAATATGTCTGAagccgccatcttggcaacatctgtcgctattcCTATCCATTGATGAAGGGGTGCAGAAAGTGTGAGCCcaatacccagacctctcacctaagcctaacatctaaagccggagccCCCAACCAAGCGACCTTCCAGGTCTGGAGCACAAACCGGTCCCACTCACTCTCATAGGTCGTTGCCACCGTCTTCTATtgatccatcttcagagcaaaTGCTGACGCGTCAACCTTGCCAGGCCTGCTGTCGACGCCACTATGGTGCCAGACAGCACCTCCTCCCTACACACGTCCACCATCACACATCTATCGCTAAGGCCCTGCCATGCCACGCCGCTAAGACTCCACGTCGTCAATGCGTCACATGGAACACCGCTCCACCGCAGATCTCGTCCACTGATCCCTCAAACCTACGCATACCTCCAAGAATTACGCCCCGAAGAGGGATACGACACAAGAGCGACGCCGATATATGATAAATcggtctagggtttcccccgaaggtGGCGGATAGGGGTCTAGAGCTTCTCcatgacgatgccttcaagaaggggacaATACAGAAAAGGCCACCATCACCGGCCTTGGCAATGAGCCAAGAGCAGGGTTCACCCGGATCCGCTCGAGGGACCTCCATCCAGCCTCGTGTGCACAGGACCGCCATCGATCACCACCATCGCGCATGGAGCAGGCTGCACCAGGTATATCAGATCTGACCGGAAGCCAGACCACACATACAATAGATCCATCGACCATGCCCTCCATGTCGCCGGCCACTGTGCCGCAAGACCCGACCAGCCGTGCCTCCACACGCCGGGGCCGCGCCCCATCCCAAGTCATGGGAGATGAGAGACCCCCACCACTGCCATCTGCCCCCGGGCTTAGCCTGGCAGCGTCACGCGGCAGCAACGGGAGAAGGGGAGGGAGTAGATCAGGGCTCGGTGGCGGCTAAGGTAGCGGCCTGCCCGAGTCGCCCGATGCGGGAGAAACACGGGGGTCTGTCCGTCCGACCTTCAATGCTCGAAAATGGGGGCCTAGAGGCTCCTTTGGTCTAAAAAAAGATGATCATTAGATGAGATAGACAGGATAAGTGTTACAGAAGAAGTACCTGATAGTCATCTGCGATGTGGATTTTGTTAGGAAGTAATATATGTGCCCCTTCGGCCTTCAACAGAAATAAGTTgctttcctaacatggtattagagcgtaGCTTTAGGTCTTCAGATGCCGCAACTTGTCCTTACGATTCAATTTTTTTACGCCTTTGTTCCCGAGCAACACTAGTAGGCGGTATAATGTTTGCTATAGTAGTGCTTAACCCAACGACATCTGTAGAGATAAAGGAAATCATAAAACGGCAGTCAACCTCAAGGAGCACTAAAAATAGAgaagaagcaaagatagaagtctGTATAAATTAACCTGACATGAGGGCATTAGTTCCAATTCATTTCTCAAGCTCTGTGATAGGAAGTGCATTGTATGCAACCATAAGAATTTTGCTGATGTATGAGTAATTAAAGTTTCCACTGTCCTTTGGATATATATTTTTCtgagaaaaagcaaaaaaaaaatgtgTTTCATTTCATTGAACAGGAAGAAGAGGTACATGTACAACCTCCCAGCAGGAGGGACACACGTACACACACCACCGTCCTCACCAAATGAGGAGGTGAGGAGGTGCCACCAACTACAAACATCAACGGCGGAAGGTCTCACCTTGTCCAGCCTCCAACCATGAATGTCGAGGCAGCTAGACTCAGAGCGTCAAGGCCGCATCCAGCCATTGCCACGGGCCTCCAAAAGAAGACCACGGGTGTGTTTGGTTTGAGCGCCAACTAGCCCCACCAAATAATTGGTATGACCAATGTGTgggcatgaccaaaattttggtagcTTGTTGATGTTTGGTTTGTGGCCATTGCCCCGTCCAAAATTTTGGCAAAATAAATGTCTTGTTTGGATTGCAACCAACTGCCAGTTTGGCCCATTGTAACACTGCAAATACTTATACACATATTTGATAGAAAAATGCGAAGATGCAATCAACAAGGATAAAAGTCGTCGTGAAAAAAAAACGCAAAAGGAAAGGTCAAACATTTCTATTGAAACGGGATTGCATGCATCCTTAAGTGACGAGGCCCACTATTAATTACTCTGTAATTAAGAGCCATATAACAATCGGAACTACTCCTAGTAACAAACTGCATGCAGAATAATAAAATAATCATGGGACCCACAGAGGAAAGGATGGGAAGTTAGGACGCCAAAATTTTGGCGAACGTTTTTCTCGCCCTTGGCTCGCCCGCGAGTTGGTGAATTACACAGGCGGGTGCCGGGCGCCTAGGGCGAGCCAAAATTTTGGCTTCAGTCCAAACGACTCCCAAAATTCATGGGTCAGCCAATTTATTGGCATGGCAAGCATTGGTTGTGATTCAAACACACCCCACATCTCCAGGGCTGCCCGGGCCAGCATACCTTCCATCCATGTGCCTAGGAGAATCGGCAGACGAATGGCAGGACCCACCGGCGAAGCCATCGTCTTGGACACGCCGGTACCGGCATACATTACATACCAGACGCCACATGCCCTATGATGCAGCCCACATCACACCAATGCATCGCCAGCAAGCCTCGTCAGAAAGACTAGGGAGGCCACCATATCCAGCTGTTGCATCGGGGACTCCAACTGCAACCGAAGCAGCGCCTTCAAGAAGTGGACGATGCTGAGACACTGCCGCAGCCTTGTCCAATTAACTAGACTAAGTGTTTCCCCTGGTGctcaaggagggggggggggtgaggaggaggaggggggactTGCCAGCGCCTCCATGGAGGTAACGGCACCCTCAGTGTTGCCGTTGTCAGCACTGACCATCGTCGCGCAGGGATTTCGCCCCGACCCAAGACCACAGACCCCCCAAGACCACCGAAGCAAGGGCAGACAAGAGATGCGAAAGAAGATCGCCGGAGTGGACCACCAGCACTGTGAGGGAAGCCACGTATCGTCACCATCAAAGTAGGGGAGTACCGGCAACTTGGTGCAACAACCGCCGGATGGTTGCCAAACCAGGCCAGCCACCGCAGGGGAACACGTTGAGCAGGGCTAGTGGCTTTGTCACAAGGATCTGCTACCTGCACCTCCCCGCAGTCGACCATGGCCACCGACGCATCGGCCCGCAGCCTCCGCCGCCAGGATCCGCCGGGGCATAGCCAAGAAGCTACCGACACGCCCTCACAGGGTTGCGCCATGCCGCTCGGGTGCTCACAACGCCAGGTCCAGAGGCCCGCCCCTCTGGATCTGCGGTCGTCGTCATGAAACCCTAGGCCCGAAGAAGCTCTGCTCCGTCAGCCTCGTTGAGCCCCCACGCTTGAGGGGGGAAGCCGCTGGGGAGAAAGGTCCCGCTGCCACCGGGTCCGCCGGGCATGGCGGGGGGCGCCGGCGGCTGCAGGGGGGAAGGGGTGCTCGAGGGGGTGGCGTCGCCTCCTGAGTAGCCCGTGAGGAGGGCGACGCGCGcgcgggggaggtggagggcgggtgTGGGTGGGGAGTTGGTATAAAAATAATTTCTAAACGGATGATCCACGAATAAAACAAATCTAAAATTTTGAACAATGGATGATCCATGGATAAAACAAATTCTAGAATTTTGAACATAATATCACCTATGTATTATCAAACTTCACTCAATGTCAGGTTATACCATTGCTGAACGACCTCATCTACTCTTTGCTATAATGATTAATTAGCACGTCGTATACCTAGCTCCAAAAAGACTATTGTTCTGCCATcctcctccatcatcaccaccaatgCTCTGCTCCCTTCACCTCTGTTCACATAAAGGATGATCGGGGTAAatagcaaaacatgataaattgtATTTTTTTTCTTAGTTGATTACTGAAAAAATATTTAAAGGTCAAGTTGTATGTCCATCAATCAGAAATAAAAAGATGCGGAATGAAGAAAGAATAAAGGGTAAGAGAGGAGGTAAGCCGCAGTGCACCTGGAACGATTAAAGTCAATCCTAGGAGAGAGCAGCTTGTCGTTCGTTTTTGTGACCGGGAGCTTCCATCCGTCCTGATGCCGTGCGGTGCGGGCACGGTGAATTCCCCTGCCCCGCCCTGAACCTCCGTGTGCGCAACCTCGAGTCGTAAATGGCACTATACTCGGAAGGGCACCTAGGGCGGTGATGCTCCCCGGCGGCAAGGTTGACGCGAGGGAGAGGGCGCCGACGCGCCGCATAACCTCACCTGCATAACCTCCCAACCGAGCACCTTCGCCCCTGACAACGCCTCTAGGAAGGTCACGATGCGCACGACGCCACCACTGCCAAATCCGAAGTGGATTGAGGGTTTTCACCCAGGTAGGTAGTCGGGGTGGTGAGTTGGGGACCTCAACTGTGACCCCATGGAGGAAAACAACGTCCTTGGGCATCTCCACCGCCGGGCTGGCCCGACCAGCCAAGGTTTTCCTGGGGGGCCAAGCAGACCACGAGCACCCACCACCACTGGAGCCGGCAAATGCGCGAGCCAAGGTATGGTGAGAGAGAGGTAGCAGGAAAGAAGGGATTTGAACCTCCAGATCTGACGCAGAAGAACTCTGCATCGCGGTCGGACTCCACAATCGACCTGCCGCCCGTGCGACTGAGCACACTGGCTAGCCCTCCTCTCCCCGCCATACAAATGTCGCCTGCCGCACGACGATGCCACCTCGCCGGCTGGGTCCTCCACCCAAGGAACCGCATGCCTCCAAGAGTGGGCGGAGCGCCAAGATCCCTGCCGCCACCTTCCCCAGCGCTCGCTTGGGCTTTCCTGGCTGCTGTGTCCTGTGGCGCCGAGGGaaggaagggggtggaggggtggCGGCGCCATGGAATCCTAGTCGCCCCCGAGTCGCTTGTGGGGCGACATGAGGGCCTCAGGTCGTCTAGTTAGTTAGACTTGTTGTTGATCCTGGGtgtccttagagcatctccaatagccgcGCAACGCGCGGCGCGCTAAAAATTAGTTTGCCGCGCGCCCATCGCTAGGTTTGGCGCGGCGCACAACGCTGGCTCCAGTAGCCGCGCTAAAATACAGCGCGTGCTAAAATGCAGTGCACGCAAGTCCAtatttgttgcattttggacacaaaATAAATTTCACATAGATATTAAAAAAGGTACAAATATATTTTACATAGTTCATAGCATAGACGATACAAATAGGTAAAACAAgttcatagcatagatagataaaaccgAACAACGGTACAACTACATAAAATTAAACTACGGTGCAACTAGGTAAAACTACGATGCAGTTAGAACTACTCCgagtcctcatcatcatcctcatcctcggaGGTGTTGTCCGAGGTATCGATCCATATGTCCTCCCAACGTTCATCGTCTGACGTGAAGATGGACCTCCCACCTGCTTCAACGATATCGCGCTGCGATATCGCCAATGCCTTCCGCCGACGCCGGTCCACCCGCTCCGCGCagcgccttgccgtcctctccgcccaATAGGCGCGCTCgttggcgacgtcctccgggtggcaccggcgccactccgccatggctcgctcgtcctccttggcgacgaggaggcggcgctgcagccGAATGTGGTCCGCACGGTCCTGGTCCGTGATCAGACGAGGTGGAGGGGCAACGGCTTGCGCATGTTCGCGCGTGTGGACGTCCCTGAAGTTTATCTGCGACGGGGGCCTctctaggcgccacgccgccgcgtcgtacgcgcgggccgccTCATGCGCGGTCCAGAAcgagccgaggccgagccggacgtcgccgTACTGGATCTCGGCGgagtaccagccgttggggcgctcgcggatgccgcggtagcccgaagatccccggcggcgcggcggcatggtggcgcggtggtgggtGGCGGGTTGCTGGAAGCGGCGAGGTGGCGAGGGAAAGGGCGCGTGGCAGTGTGGTGGAGCGCGTGACGAGTGCCGCATTTTATACAAATCTACCGCGCGAGCTGCCGCTATCTCCCGCGCGCTCTATCACTTCCAGCACGCGGTAGTTTCCCATCCCCGTTGGAGCGCGCGAAAAGTTGGCGCGCGCGCTAAAGCCCCCGTTTACACCGCGCGCGCGTccgttgaagatgctcttacaACTTGCGTTTTAGGGGTGCCCAACGCTTCCACTATGCAAGACACGGTTGGAAAACAGAGCCGCCCCTAATTGAGTAACCAATATACAGAACTAGCGATGTACTGACCCCAAGCCGAGCAGGACCAAACAAAGGAATCTGGTGTATTCTCAATTATCTGAATCTCCGCGATTCTTAATGCTCTGAATCTCTGGGATTGCTCGCCAGTCTGTCAACTGTAGCTGTTCTGGCATGGTGGGAAGCGCCGCAGTATCTGTCACCCATCTGTAGTTAAGTAGGCCCTGCTGAACCATCCTGGAAGAGATGAAACCTTGTTACGCAGGCCCGTCGATCCACCTGTCCGTCCAAAACAGCACGTTGGCCCCATCCCCAACCTTGATTTGCACCAGGGTTACAGGAATCTTGATGGAATACACGAGCCATAAATCGTCTCTCTGAGCCCAACTGATGCCAGCATGCTAAATGTTCTCAAGACCTCAATCGCATATATCATCCATGAAATACTGCAGCCAGCCATCTGCTAGGAAAAGCACATATGCCAGCAgatttttttgttttataaaaGCTGCATAACACTTAGAACTTGAAGAAGTGCGTGCAAATGTCATAGAGACTGCTTCTACATACTGGAGCACATAATACATACACATATCGTCATAGAAGGCAACTAAATTAGCATAGAGGTGATGAACCCATTTTTTTCATGCGACATGCTGACAGCGGTCATTCATCTGTAACTTCAACTTGACCCTCCAGAAGCTCAGCATTCATCTTCAGGAAACCAGTACCATGTCGTCAAACGATCAAGGGAACCAACCACAACAGCAGCACAGACAACCCCCACTGTAGTCTTACGGGCCCTTTCCACAACTTGCTCGTGCCTTTTGTGAAAGTGGCTTAAAAATGAATAAAGAAACAACATGAGATAACTTTTTATTTAACATCCTGGACTACTTAATTAAACATCATGCATGCCAGCTGAATCAAACTAGAATAATCCGCAAAGCGTTATTTACCTGATGGTTTGTTCAGCTTCCCAACAATGTTTAGCTAACAAGTCTGCACTGGAGTTAAGATCAGCGGCTTTAGCAGATTCAATATTGTTTTTCAAAAGAAGAGCATTTTCAAGCTCGTCCTGCAAAATATAAAGCAGAACAAAACAAGGCTGAGGCAAAACTATATATTAAACGAGATACATCTAAATCTGAAAAGGATTAGTTTGGATAAGTTCCAAGGACGCTAATATTCCAACTCTGGATAGAGCACTGAGCATACAACACCCCAATATTAGATGTGTGCCAAACAAACAACAAATCCATTGTGAAAGACGAGATAACTAGGGATGTGGCCACCATAACTTGCCAACCCAAGTTAGCTAACTTTAACCTCGTCGGACCTCATCGGTCTCTTTATGTTGTCTCCTTATGTAGAGCCCATATCTCATCGTTGTCAAATCAGATGAGCTAACAACTTGCAATGTTGCACTGAATCATGACGCCAATTCAGTTCAAATACCTAATATGCACCAAACTAGCTAGTTCAACAAGTCACCTTTACGTTGTTCTGATTTGAATCCAAATATTTATCTAGTCCCTTTGATTCATATTAGGTGTTGTGGTTTTAGTTCCAAAACGAGAAACATTTTCATGGCAATAAAATCGTTGTCAAGTTAGAACGATATTTAATAGCCACATTTCACGAAAAGAATATcacttagtaataaagtaaatTAACAACTCGCATATGTATCGACGTGCAACTCGTAACAGCCAGTGTCACATGAAAACCATGAGTATGCAAAGGCAAAGACAACTAATTCAGATAAACAAGTGCTAATATGCAAAGAATGCAAGCCGAAAGGATCGACCACAATGGGAGATACATCGGCGGAGGATTAAAAGAACATAATCCTACAAGTACCTCGCACAAAGTATTAGAAATTGCTGCATAACAAAAGCAGAAGCAACATGATCGAACATCAACAGGACCTAAATTTGCAAGGGCGAAAGTTTTGATCTCCGTCGGTTGAATGATCCAGATACGAAGTTGCGGGATCGAAGAGACTACCGACCGATTGATTGGTCAACGGTGTCCTTATTCCGACGATGGATGTCTGGCGCTGCATACTCCGACGATGGACTAGTAATTCACTTGAGTTGGGTGTGGGAGACGGACGTGACAAACCTTTGGAAACCGATGGGCAGCAGCCCTGGGGTTCCGGAACTTGGTCGCCAGCCTGCGTAGCGCCGCTGCCGCCATAGTTCATGCGGCGAGATCGACCTCGAACAGGACGTGGCTAGTGTTTGGGATTGGGATTGGCTTCCTCTTTCCCTTGCGTCTCCTCAGCCTtgccaaaagagagagagaaagagaccaATCCCAAACACGTACTATGATGCTCGTGTTCCATCCAGACATCCCGTACGTACGAGAACGGGACGTGCAAAAAGAGACCAAATTAAGAGGAAACCGAAGGCAAGCCAATCCCAAACCATGGCCTCGTCCTCGATCGGTCTCGCCCACCCTGCCTCACCAAGTAACCATGGCGCTACGCAGCCTGGCTACGAAGATGCGAATCCCCGCTACAGCCGCTGCCCGGCTCACGCCGGCCCCTCGCGTTTCGCCGACGTCCGGTTCTCGGCCCCTCCctcacacctcctcctccttggcattcTCCTCCATCAAGGTATGCTCTTTCTCTCCTTCTCACGGCGCTCGCTCGCTCAAGCAAATCACTGGTTGGAGTACGTAGTGCTAGAGCTTCCGTCTGTATGCCTGCAAAACGACCAATAGATCGGTAATCTCTTAGAACATCTCCAACAGGCgcacttttttttttgcgggatccAACCGGCGCATTTCGCCTGGTATAATTCTTTTACAACGCCAAAACAATCTTTTTGCACGTGGGAGCGACGAAGAGGTTGTACAGATGCATGAAAACACGGCTCCCAATCCGGCGGCCCCACCTGCAGCGAGCGGGTGCACCAAATACCCAGCACACGATACAGTTTTCCCCAGCGGGgttatagcgcggctgctggagcgctACTTTCGGTCGTGCGCACGCTAATATAGCCATTTTATCCGGTGCGCGGCTTGTTTAACGCatgtgttggagatgctcttaggcaaCACTGAATCTACTATGTCCTTCGCCGAGACCAAAAGTTTTGCCCCCCGCATATTCAAGAGTAATGGTTTCGAGAGCTTATAGCACCGCAAATACTCTTAATTTTCTGATATTTCGGTGCCCCTATATCCTACTACATGACATGTAAGGATAACAAAGCTAAATCTTTGCACCGGGTATTTCCTTCTCATCTTCTTTTACTATGTTACTAAATTGTAGCATGCTAGAGACTGGTACCTGATTCAGCGAGCACGTTATGACGATGTGACAAGAGAATTAACAGACTTCAGGTATAAGCTTCAAACTACTTTCATCATATTATTACAAAAAGATTTTATATGATGTAATGCCttaatttccttttctttttctttttttcaggtGTGAGGTTGTGTGGACTGGAAGGCTAGCTAAACTGCTTGATGTGACATACATACTGGGTATTTCCTTGTCGAGTGCTCCTTCGGTCATAAAAGGGTATATCATTTGGAAAATGTGGGCAGGTAATGACCATCCACTGGTCATAAAAGGGTATGTCATTCGGAAAATGTGAGGGAGTAATGGCCATCCACTGCTTCGTTTATTAGCTAATGCATGTGCACTCTCGTAGTAAGCACTCTCTCTGTGGTAACTGCCTGCTTGCAAGGGGACATAGCCATGTGTGACTAATGGTTTGTTGCGTATTCTTGACCCGTATTGCGTCATGGGATTATGGCTTTATGTAGATTTGTGTAGGCATGCTTGTTTGCTGTCTGGTTTGTTGCCCTTGTTGTTGGTTTGGTGAAGCGAGTTCCGTTTGCCGTTAACTTATGTTTGTGCCTTTGGATCCACTATGGTATTAGTTTTCTCGAGAATCGAGATACACTGGACTGCTATGCGCAGCACAAAGCTATTAGCGAAATGATACGGGTTAAGTTAATCAACCTTCCGACATACACCTAACTCCTAAGAAGCAACTAGACCTGATAGTCTCCAACTTACCATGCTCAAGTTTGAGAATTTGTAATTCGAAGTTCCAATTTTCTTAAAAACTACTCATGAATGCATTCAAGCTCCAGTTTACCGCCTGCGAGCTGCCCCGACACTTATAGCATATCATAGATAGTAGAAAAGAAGTTGCCGATGAGAAGGNNNNNNNNNNNNNNNNNNNNNNNNNNNNNNNNNNNNNNNNNNNNNNNNNNNNNNNNNNNNNNNNNNNNNNNNNNNNNNNNNNNNNNNNNNNNNNNNNNNNNNNNNNNNNNNNNNNNNNNNNNNNNNNNNNNNNNNNNNNNNNNNNNNNNNNNNNNNNNNNNNNNNNNNNNNNNNNNNNNNNNNNNNNNNNNNNNNNNNNNNNNNNNNNNNNNNNNNNNNNNNNNNNNNNNNNNNNNNNNNNNNNNNNNNNNNNNNNNNNNNNNNNNNNNNNNNNNNNNNNNNNNNNNNNNNNNNNNNNNNNNNNNNNNNNNNNNNNNNNNNNNNNNNNNNNNNNNNNNNNNNNNNNNNNNNNNNNNNNNNNNNNNNNNNNNNNNNNNNNNNNNNNNNNNNNNNNN
Above is a window of Triticum aestivum cultivar Chinese Spring chromosome 6B, IWGSC CS RefSeq v2.1, whole genome shotgun sequence DNA encoding:
- the LOC123135058 gene encoding uncharacterized protein, coding for MAAAALRRLATKFRNPRAAAHRFPKDELENALLLKNNIESAKAADLNSSADLLAKHCWEAEQTISHFHKRHEQVVERARKTTVGVVCAAVVVGSLDRLTTWYWFPEDEC